A section of the Ovis canadensis isolate MfBH-ARS-UI-01 breed Bighorn chromosome 1, ARS-UI_OviCan_v2, whole genome shotgun sequence genome encodes:
- the PLEKHO1 gene encoding pleckstrin homology domain-containing family O member 1 isoform X2, protein MAVASTSTSDGMLTLDLIQEEDPSPEEPTSCAESFRVDLDKSVAQLAGSRRRADSDRIQPSSDRASGLPRLWEKPDKGATYTPQAPKKLTATEKSRCASLEEILSQRDAAPAHTLQRRAEDAPTPIPHPPGQLSRIQDLVARKLEKTQELLAEVQGLGDGKRKAKEPPRSPPDSESEQLLLETERLLGEASSNWSQAKRVLQEVRELRDLYRQMDLQTPDSHLRQTAQHSQYRKSLM, encoded by the exons ATGGCTGTG gctTCAACCTCTACCTCAGATGGGATGCTGACCTTGGACCTGATCCAGGAGGAAGACCCTTCCCCTGAGGAGCCAACCTCCTGTGCTGAGAGCTTCCGGGTCGACCTGGATAAGTCTGTGGCCCAGCTAGCAGGCAGCCGGCGGAGAGCAGACTCAGACCGTATCCAGCCCTCCTCGGACCGGGCAAGCGGCCTTCCCCGACTTTGGGAAAAGCCAGACAAGGGGGCCACCTATACCCCACAGGCACCCAAGAAGTTGACCGCCACAGAAAAAAGCCGTTGTGCCTCCCTGGAGGAGATCTTGTCTCAGCGGGACGCTGCGCCAGCCCACACCCTCCAACGACGGGCTGAGGACGCCCCAACCCCCATCCCACACCCCCCGGGGCAGCTGTCCCGAATCCAGGACCTGGTAGCCAGGAAACTGGAGAAGACTCAGGAGCTGCTGGCAGAGGTTCAGGGACTGGGAGACGGGAAGCGAAAGGCCAAGGAGCCCCCTCGGTCTCCTCCCGATTCTGAGTCGGAACAGCTGTTGCTGGAGACAGAGCGGCTGCTAGGAGAGGCATCGTCGAATTGGAGCCAGGCGAAGAGGGTGCTGCAGGAGGTCAGGGAGCTGAGGGACCTGTACAGACAGATGGACCTGCAGACCCCCGACTCCCACCTCAGACAGACCGCCCAGCACAGTCAGTACCGGAAGAGCCTGATGTGA
- the PLEKHO1 gene encoding pleckstrin homology domain-containing family O member 1 isoform X1 — protein sequence MMKKNNSTKRGPQDGNHQCAPPEKVGWVRKFCGKGIFREIWKNRYVVLKGDQLYISEKEVKDEKNIQEVFDLSDYEKCEELRKSKSRSKKNHSKFTLAHSKQPGNTAPNLIFLAVSPEEKESWINALNSAITRAKNRVLDEVTVEEDSYLAHPTRDRAKIQHSRRPPTRGHLMAVASTSTSDGMLTLDLIQEEDPSPEEPTSCAESFRVDLDKSVAQLAGSRRRADSDRIQPSSDRASGLPRLWEKPDKGATYTPQAPKKLTATEKSRCASLEEILSQRDAAPAHTLQRRAEDAPTPIPHPPGQLSRIQDLVARKLEKTQELLAEVQGLGDGKRKAKEPPRSPPDSESEQLLLETERLLGEASSNWSQAKRVLQEVRELRDLYRQMDLQTPDSHLRQTAQHSQYRKSLM from the exons ATGATGAAGAAGAACAATTCCACCAAGAGG GGGCCTCAGGATGGAAACCATCAGTGTGCACCGCCTGAGAAGGTCGGCTGGGTCCGGAAATTCTGCGGGAAAGGGATTTTCAGGGAGATTTGGAAAAACCGCTACGTGGTGCTGAAAGGGGACCAGCTCTACATCTCTGAAAAGGAG gtaaaagatgagaaaaacattCAAGAGGTGTTTGACTTGAGTGACTATGAGAAGTGTGAAGAGCTCCGGAAATCCAAGAGCAGGAGCAAGAAGAATCATAGCAAGTTCACTCTTGCCCACTCCAAACAGCCCGGGAACACG GCACCTAACCTGATCTTCCTGGCAGTGAGTCCAGAAGAGAAGGAATCGTGGATCAATGCCCTCAACTCCGCCATCACCCGAGCCAAGAACCGCGTCTTGGATGAG GTCACCGTCGAGGAGGACAGCTATCTGGCCCACCCTACTCGAGACAGGGCAAAAATCCAACACTCCCGCCGCCCTCCAACTCGGGGACACCTAATGGCTGTG gctTCAACCTCTACCTCAGATGGGATGCTGACCTTGGACCTGATCCAGGAGGAAGACCCTTCCCCTGAGGAGCCAACCTCCTGTGCTGAGAGCTTCCGGGTCGACCTGGATAAGTCTGTGGCCCAGCTAGCAGGCAGCCGGCGGAGAGCAGACTCAGACCGTATCCAGCCCTCCTCGGACCGGGCAAGCGGCCTTCCCCGACTTTGGGAAAAGCCAGACAAGGGGGCCACCTATACCCCACAGGCACCCAAGAAGTTGACCGCCACAGAAAAAAGCCGTTGTGCCTCCCTGGAGGAGATCTTGTCTCAGCGGGACGCTGCGCCAGCCCACACCCTCCAACGACGGGCTGAGGACGCCCCAACCCCCATCCCACACCCCCCGGGGCAGCTGTCCCGAATCCAGGACCTGGTAGCCAGGAAACTGGAGAAGACTCAGGAGCTGCTGGCAGAGGTTCAGGGACTGGGAGACGGGAAGCGAAAGGCCAAGGAGCCCCCTCGGTCTCCTCCCGATTCTGAGTCGGAACAGCTGTTGCTGGAGACAGAGCGGCTGCTAGGAGAGGCATCGTCGAATTGGAGCCAGGCGAAGAGGGTGCTGCAGGAGGTCAGGGAGCTGAGGGACCTGTACAGACAGATGGACCTGCAGACCCCCGACTCCCACCTCAGACAGACCGCCCAGCACAGTCAGTACCGGAAGAGCCTGATGTGA